The Drosophila sulfurigaster albostrigata strain 15112-1811.04 chromosome 3, ASM2355843v2, whole genome shotgun sequence genomic sequence TGTCAAAGCAATCGCAAACATTTGGGctgcttttaatttatcaaTGCAAGTTTACTCAATTCtcttacttttctttttttcgcgTTGATCTATGGATTCCATTTCGCGGTTTGCTGAGCAcatgcaacatcaacagcagcgcGAAGATAACGCGTCGATAAGCAACAACAGTGTCCTCGTGCTCGCAATTCATCTGCCGCTACTCTCCGCTTGTGTGATAAGTAACTCATTTGGTTGCCCGGCGGCTCGACGGGTTCCAATCCCGAAATATGTCCTTATGTtgtctcgttgttgtttttgaattCGCGGTGGCTTCTGTGGGTTGTGCAACGCATCTTCCCCCGCAGGGAAACAGCCGAGGACACTCTTCAACATATGCCAACAAAATTGTCCCATTGAAATTGGATGAACGGGTGAAATAAACCTCGTTAATAAGACTTGATTAATATGGTGCCATTTACATTGAATGGATGACAATTTCGAATGGCCTCAGCGCACTAATCTGTTTTCTTACGCACTTTTGAAGTAGTCGCTTTATTTTCAAGGTGGAAAATACCGGGATAAAAGACTTCATATTTGAATGTATTCTTGAATCGCACAAATTTGACATCCTCTTAAAAGTAGCGTGGAATAATAATCattggaaaatttaaaatgtatattaaacgTTTAGCTATTCGgattaatatattaatcaaTTTCCTTGAAGTGATTATTTTtgagaaattaaaagaaatttaaataaaaaaactaaaattgtaatctacaaatagtttttaaattcagcttttcattaaaataattttctctatttttaaGCCGTTTTTGGATTTTCTTctctataaataatttttcaaataattagaaaatattaagaaaaaggttttttcaaaattgtgtGAAACATTTAGTTTCTCCGACAAAACATTATTGAATACGTTTTCCTTGAAGTGACTATTATATCGTCTATTTGATGAATTTAAAAGTCGTCTAATCTTATGaagtaaatacttttaaattcagtattaaattttcacaaaaaaaagttatattaagtaataatttaaaatgtttaaaacgaaatgatttaacattaaactattccgaaaaatattataattattattaaatttgcttcTATTTTCTTTCAAGCATTAATCATggtaattttaaaagaaatgagTTAAAATTTCTCgtcaaataatataaaagaaatatttttaaattgaaaagtctCTTCCGGAATATTAAAgctacttttagtatttttattggaaGCAATGACATTACTATTacattatttgttatttaaattgatcaCGGTTTTAAACAACTGCGCATCAATCTACAGCATTGATTGCCCTTTCATCAGCTCAATTTGCTTATCGACTTTTGTTGTGCTCTCTCTCCTTTTTGAGGGATCTTTAAAGGTCAGTTATGGCTCAATACAAGCCAATTTCCGGCACATCAGAGGCCGTAAAAACGTTTGGCAACACGCGTCGCGGTTTAAAAACCAATGTCAATAAATTTTCACTAGAGCGAATTTATTGGAAGCTCGTCCCCAGCCTTAATGGGGAAGAGAACGAAAGAGATGGAGGCTTTATGACAGCGCCGCAGGCATGATTCTTAACCCGTTGACGACGCGGAAATTGGCGACGCGTCTGAATGTCAATAAAGCGGACGCATTTTGTTGGAAACGCTTTTTAAGTATAGGCCACAGCCAAAGGAAAGGAAATCTGGCCAGAAATTGTGGGCGAGCAgagcatgtatgtatgtatgtgggaGGTGGAATAAGTCTGGCAATTGCCAAGTGAGGCGCGCATCGTTTGGCGACAAAATGATGACATCAAATCGCATAATTTGAGCGCCAGACGAGCCATGAGCTCGGAGTAACCCCAAAAGGTtttgccaacaacagcaacaacaacggggAAGAAGTTTATCGAAGTGAAAGTGGAGGAAGCACAATTCAAATTGCCTGATTTAGTAGTCGCTTGGGGCGCAACGATTCAACATAGATAGAGCATAAAGCATGCTCCAAGGATGCCGAAACACACTTTGCCACATGTGCCTAGGGGCAGCATcaactagcaacaacaacaacaacagcaacaacaacgaaataaatataaaaatgctcGGCAATAAAATTTGCGTAAATAGTCCAATTTGCATTGAATGTTGCCTTATTTATGTGACTTTCTTTTCGGTCTTTTGGGgaaggcaacaaaaatgaatcACACTTTTTGGCCATTGTTAcgcttttcaatttctattgttgttgacGTTGTTATTCGCCGTTAGTTGGGGAAGTGtaaatttgccaaattttgttaaaagcaaaacaaaataaaaatagctcTCTGGGACTAAAATGGTTATGGAAATgggcaaacatttttttccCATCTTCGCGTTGTTCTCTTTTTGCAAATCAAATGGCAACTATTTATACCTATTTAGAAGGGTATCATAGTTTTGTGATGCAGCAAATTAATGAAGTTTTCGAAAATGTTTTCCACGCCCAcctcaaaatcaaaatcaaaaaaatctaataattttgaagatttttggtacatacaataataacaacattatttatgattcctgaaaattagTTTGCGATTAGATGAaagttatataaattattaaagaaataattttatattgaatattttttaattttttaatgcagtactataccaatataccaaatacggctttggtatattttagtgtttttgcgGTACcgcatatattttaagaataatacctcatagtttttcctttatttcaaatgggtagcgggtatctcatagtctggtacactcgactgttgtcctcttacttattttattatggaACGTGGCCACGGCTAATCAAATCGAAGACTTAAAGAGCGAACCCGGAAATTATGCCATTGTTATTGCTCATCGTCAACTTTGCGCAGACGAAAGTGCTTGAAAAGTTTGCATGCTCCTTAACGAATGGTGAATGTAATCAAGCCTGGCAATTAACAATCGATGCTTAAAGCGCTGccaattaacaattaacaattaagcttcaacccaaaaaaaagttggCGGAAAGTTTTTCCCAACTTTTTGAGCGTGAttctcaataaataaatgcgcttattaatttacaatttacccacaatgtatgcatgtgaaatgcaaatgaaggGAAAgccatatatttattttctgtttttttttgggtcacGCATATCAGTTGTCGAGGCCAATCAATCGATTGATACAGAAATTCCATTGGCATCATTAAATCACATGCtaaagtatttgaatttcaCACGCACCGAAAACACAAATTGTAGAATATTAAAGCAATTATAGACACTTGATGTCAAAGTGTGTGCATTGATacagttttggttttttattagatatttaaattgttgtaattaaatGTGATTAATTCGGCTGTCTAATTGCTCAGCGAACGTTGCGCGTTGCGTGCTTCGATCGAGGACATTCCACAAATTGttctcatgtgtgtgtgtgtgtgtgggtgtgtgtgttaactgAGTTATTAGCTCGTTATCTTTCACACTTAATATTTACACAGTTGGCTGCTGAATTGCGGCACAACATCACAACAGCTAGTCAACCAGCAAAAGGAGAGTAAAAAAAGCGAACAGAGCAAAGCAGCGCAGCGTTCGTTGTCAATGCCAGAGAATAGCTTGCTTAAAATTCAAACAATGTGTTGATGCCTTCACACCAACAAAACATGcataattaatatgcaaaagaagcaacagcagcaacagcagcagccagagaaAGGAACAACTTTTTGGCCGAGCTGGAAAATTGAAAGGGTTAGCATACTTTTTCGGGGGAGCAAGGGGAAGGCATTAGACGACATTTGGCAGCTCTGCCACAGCTTCATTATTACAGCTTCCGCGTCAACATCATTtccgcaaacacacacacacacacacacatacattgaaacacacaaacagttgccattattgttgttattggcaTGCATAATTCATATGTGAAAAGCAACAATAGGTGGCAAAGCAAACGAAGCAAAAACATAACCTCAAACCACGTAAATGCCACTGAAAATGCTTTAATTGGGGTTCACACAAtcccccccctctctctctccttcgtCCCTTTGCGCACTCCTTCaacacatttgcatatttcaatgCATGCAATTAGGCGTGCGGAGGATGAAGGCAACTCGAACTGAAACTCAGACGCGGGGAAAGAAGATGTAGCGACATGTTAGAAAagttcaattttttgtttaaactttTCTTCTGACTTTTTCATTCTTTGTCTTCTTCTTGCAGCAAAATCACGCCATTTTACGGTGAATGGTTTGAGTGCTAATAACAcgcttcagcagcagcaatataacctgcaacagcagcagcagcagctgcagtcgGCGACTGACACACGCAACATCTACAACAATCCCTACAatccacagcaacaacaacaacaacaacagtcacaacaacagcaacaacaacaacgttccGCACACCTCTTTAAGGCGCTGGCTGCATCTGCTGCTGtcggcggcaacaacagcttgAGTCATCCTTACGACTTCTCGAgctcatcctcatcatcgAACGCGAACAACGAGCAACAAGGATCCTCGTCCTCGGAGGCGGACAATGCGTTTCTAACTCATAATAACGGTAAGTCAACACAACATATGTATTTCAAAAAAACCATTTTTGATTATAAATGAGAATAAATTAAGGAATTGCGTAtggcaaaatattatatataataatcgTGTAGGGagggaaaataaaaaaagtaagaaaacacTCACGATTGTCAGATACTtgctacattttaaataaaagccaaacaaaacaagtaaaatacattaaaggctacatttagtatattttatggtactgcataaaaaatataccatagaggactcaatataccagattgaaaCAGATAAATAACATGTtggaaaatgtaattttgtttCGCTATCAAACAATTCACTTTAATgcggttttcactttttattgaACCATTTAAAATTGCCATCGAACAATCTTTCACATATAAGTTTAGTCTTGCAATATCgtgtttagttttaaatattgacaATTATAAAGTgccaaattaaaatcaaatcaaacgtCTTTGAAGTAAAATCAAAAggtatttacaaatatattttaaaaagtgtaATTATTCCTTAGTTTTTACTAAtgagtatataatattaaagaatCCGCTTTAAATTCTTGAAAAAAGGGAATCTGTCtttatcattaaaattaaatatcattaaaatagAACAAATCGGAAAAGTATAGAACTTGAGAgaagtatattatttaattcgaaAAGATTTCATAGAGTAATCAAAGCTCATTTATCGCACTTTATTATGTGCGCTCATTATTTGCCGGAAGTGCAACCGAGACCGAAGCGAGTCGAGTCGAATCCCCAGtcgcaaattgaattaaaaactgAAGCAATtagaagaaaacaaacaaaaaaaacacaacttcCGAGACCGTAAGTAATATTTCCTctcttgaataatttttgccTCTGGTGGCACAACAaatcacaaaaagaaaaacgaactTGCTCACCTGCCTTGTTCCTGGCTCAGGTTGTCTTGGCCAGCTTGCCATAATTTGCacgcaatttgcatttcaagtgGCCAATCCCGAGTCCAAGCCCAAGCCCATCCCAGTTTCCACTCAATGCTCAAGTTGGCCAGTAGCCTTTCCCTTACCATAACTTGGCTTAACTTGGCGCTGCCTTCTAATTACAGCACAAAAAGGTGCTCATagctcagtctcagtctcagttgcTTCCTCCAACTTCGACTTTGACTCCTTCTCAATCGCAGTCTGAGTCTCTCTCATAGTTTCCGTCTGAGCTGCAGTCTTAGTTCCAGGCTGGAAAACTTGGCACCCACAGAGCTGGCAATAAGTGAAATTTATGTGAGTGTTCATAATTTGTTAAAGCAAAACGTCTGCAGGACACCAGAAGACAGAAGAGAGTCGTGTAAAGTCATGCTACAAATTACAGAGCCAAAGGTAGGGAACGCTGTGAGATTTATTTAGCTGAGTGAAATAATCAACGAAATGATTGCAGTTGAGAAAATCTTCTTAGAGCGAATATCTTTTTCACTGATCTGCAAGTTTGCTGGCAGTATTTTATGTGTGCTCAGAAGCTGCAACATTATCAACAAATCATTGCCGCAGTAGCTGGCAAACGGGCAAAACTATAAAATGTGGCAAAGTGCAATTGCCGCACAGGACAAtggcagctgaagcagcagcagacgcagacgcagacTGCGACTCCAGCTCAGACTGAGGGCAAGCACGCCGTCagttatgcaataaaaatcattaaaaaatataaaaatgaaagcgGCAAGTTAACAAGGCGGTTTGCTTTGCCGTCTCCGGCTCGATGCTGATGAAGCCAtggaaaaaattgaaaatctttGTTGAGAatggcaggcagcaggcagcaacgATGCGTCGTCGTTGGGTAACAAGAAACTAAACGAGCGCCCAGCGCCATAAACTTAAATCACGATTAAAAGTGTGATTATCCTTGTGGCGCTACAAATCGCCGCTGCAGCTGACAGAGAGCAGACGATGGCCCAGGCCAGGACAACATCGTCCTGTCGGCTCTTGTAGCTcttgttgtgctgtgctgttgtgctgctgtttgttgttgcagttgtctGATTTTATATCTTTACAACCAGGCGCGGCTGTTGTGGATGAGTAGTCAAACCCAGACTCAGACCCAGACCCGGAGTCAAACCCAGACTGAGTCCGAGTCCTTGCcgctgttgcctttgttgtttCGCATCTCTTCTCTGCtgtaatgttttgttttgctttgctttggcttgaGAAGACAgcaaccacacacaaacacacacttacaaGATGTCGAAGTATCAACAGCTAACTATgagatacatatatgtttatgtatatagaaGTCTATGCATATACGAGATAGTTGGTGCTGAGAGTGAAAGATACTTGAATTTAAAGTTCAACTTAAAGCGAAGTCAAGCAGTCATCTAATGCATGTAAAGCGGAAGTAAATTCgcaaataaaactgaaattaaatCCTGCATTATTAGCACTCGCATTTGAAATTAGTGAAAATCAATGCAGAGCTTCCTGCATACAGCTGTCCGAAATGTCCATCAATTGTTTAGCCCAAGCCGGTAAGCTTAACCCTTTGCTCTTGTTCTAAGCTGTCGATTGTGCTGCagatttttgccaattttacaAAACCGAAACGTCGAAGGACGATTGGCGTCTCCTGCCTCGATTTCAGTGCAAATACAAACagaacaaatgcaaataaacaagGCGTAGAAAGCCTATAAACAAAGGAGCATTCGAGGGTggacacacaacacagcacaacacagcacagcagagcacACAGAGGAGGACTCTGAACCCGATTCTGCCATTCTGTCGGTCGGCTTATCACAATTGACCCATCACACGAGCCAATGGCTCTTTCTCCCTTTGGTCCCCCACCCaactgtttgtctgtctgggTTTAACCCGCCCCATGGCCAGACCAAAGTGAACAATTGACTCTCGTATTTCAGTGATGAACTTAACTTATGTCAAAATATGCGATAAGTAATCCTTTTCGGCTTCGACAGTCCACTTCCTGTGTCCCGTCCAGTCGACCATTCGCTTCATTCCTTTCGCCGTTCGCCGTTCGACTTTCGACCCATTTAGAGAcagtgtaaatattttgtttctagTGATAATTTCGTTCGTCGGgggtttgttgttgatggcatTGCCATTATTGTACATTTTGTACATTTGTCACgaaatctaaaacaaaaactctGTTTACGTTTCCTTCGTGAATCTTGTGCCCCTAATGAATTGTGACAGCAACGCAACTCTTGACGGGCATCAAGGGTCAAAGTGGTCAAGGCATCTTTTATTTGTTCTTCATTTGTCGGGAATTCACgagatttctttttgttttcataatgAAAACTTGGCTCATTTTGCGAACActtgaagaaatatttaagtttttaaaaatctaaaaccattgaaaaaaaattatttaaaaaagctgtagaattttttaatgaaaaacaaataaaacgatTTTGAAATTCAGAAAAAGATGGCtcagaattttaattaacttacatttttaaagtgaaGATGGAATATAACTTTAAAACTTAATTCAATACGTAAAAATTGTTTCTGAAGTTCTTTAAatgaagtaaattaaaatgaaatgaaaatatttttccgGTATACTCCCAATTTTTCTATGTGTACTCCAGTTGTCATTGTGCAACACTTTCCGCTCTTCATACCCTCCACCCATTAAGGAAGAGAGACAGATCTATCTTCTATTTGCCCCCAATTTTATCGGCTATCGACTATCAGTGCCGTCATGCCATCAACGTAACGCAGCCCTAAAGGTTTGAATGACACCCCAGTTCGCAGACTGAGATTCTCAATTAGGATAATCTTCGAATGACTACGCAAACAGTAGtcaaaaattggcaaaattcgaaaattcgcTGCGGACGTTTCGGTCAATGCATTGGACACAACGCGATGAGAGAAAGTCATCCGAGTTCCGAGTTTCGAGTTCCGTGTTCCTTCCTCGCCAGGGATCCCAATAACTGTTTATTTTGGCTTGtaactgtttgttgttgttgttgttattgttgttgttgctgttatgcTGCTCGTATTTGTAGAGGCATTGCAAATTTCGGTGTCTCCTGCTTTTTCCGGCACATAAAATTTTCCGTATTGTCAGATGAAATGCGTCTCCTGGGGGCGGCCTGGACGATTGGGCGGGTATTTGTATTAAGGTCGTGGACTCTTGAAGGGGGGAGGAGAAAGAACGGGTCGACTGCCCTCCATTAtatgcacataaaaataaattccaagACTTTATTATGCCCATGTACTTGTCATTGTCGAAGTCGATGTGTGTGCAATGGACTGTGCTTTCAAGAGGGGGGAAAAACGAAACCCgcctgcaattgcaattgtgatTGCTGGCAGAAGAGGGATCGTTTTGCATTcgtatgtttgtttttgtagaaCAGTGTAGAGAGACTCGActtgtgtttaattttttgcaaaaatgtgTTCAATTGAATAACATGCGATTGCTTCATTGGGTTCCATTGGTGCACGAGTTTTATTTACGGATTATTGAAGCAGTTGTGCtttactttaactttaattgaGTTACTCTCTTCTTGTCTGACCTCAActgctctctctttcccttATTCAGTCGTGTGTGTCAACAGAATTTGCTGAAGCAAAGCCGCCGCCCACacgaagcaaacaaaaactcaGTCACTTATCGGAGACGCAAACAAAATGACAGTTTGATGCACCGAAAAAACTTGCAATTGGCCCCGAAATTGAGAGCCGCCTTTCAGACGCTTTGGCATCTAAGCCAAAGTAAATGACGCCAACTCGGCGCTCGGCACtcggcaaaagttttgccgtgcaaaaaatacaagttGTGCTTATTGATAAACTCAGTCACTTTAAATTGTCCATTTGCAACTGTAATTCCATAATGTGAAGTGAAGTGAGCCACCAGACACAAAAGAGGCAGCAATCTCATCTTGAAATTCACATGAATACATTCTCGGCTCTTAAGCATCTCTGAAGCACTTGAGCATGCCTTTTGGCCACTGTCAAGTGGCAAACTGTGGTCAGGCCATTATAACTTATAAGTCGGTCTACCCACTATACTTTCTACCCACACTCTTCACTCTTCACTCCCCACTCTGTCGCTCAAGTGGCGGAGGCggttttggtaaatttttagtCATGCCATTTtccaaatgaaattcaaactGACATCGtatcaatttaaatcaaatgaagTGCACTTTTTGACTCTGTCGCACATTCTTTAttctactctctctctcactctttcaaCCGTTCGACTCGACTGCACACTAGATTTGGGCTAAAAGTTCAGGACAGGCCGGAAAGCAATCGAGCGTATCCTTTAAGTGCTATGCCGAAAGTGGCATAAACTTTAGCATAGTTTTTAGtagtttttgctgttgtcgttagGCTGCAGTTGACATAGTTTTGCTGAGCAGAAAACCCAGCACGTGCGAATGCCACGTGAAAATGGAGTTAAAGTTCCGGGTTGAGCTGCAGCTCATTACGTGGCCAGCAGCACAAATGATGTGACAAGTTGTTGACCAAATTAGAATTTTGTTCTAGAAatgcgcacaaaagtatgcaacacggCATCACGACGACCATCAAGGACTCGCCGGGTTCTACCTCATCTCCTCACCACCTCACCTGACCAATTTACGACTCCCAACTCCCGAGAAAACGATGCCAGCAATTTAATGAGCTGCCATTTATATAAAAAGGAGCAAAGTGGCCAAAGGTAGCCAAATATTtagctccctctctctgtgtgtgtgtgtgtgtgttagagaCAGAGTACAAACACCTAAGGGTACTCGGGAAACGAGtcgagtgtgagtgcgagtgaaagtGTGGGTGGAGGAGGAGAGTATTCACATGCGAGGATGCGAGTCCGTGATTCATGCAATTCGCACAGCAGCTGGCCATAAAAATGGCTTAAAATGATCATCATAAACGTTGAGTGAgcaaatattgcaataaaagtaaatgacTGAAGGACgtcgtaaaatatttatacgtgatgctcacacacacacatacaccgaGAGTCTCACATGGTGATGGAGTCTCATgaatatcataaaaaaaacgaagagaaAAGAAACCAAACAGAGCGAGAGCTGCAAAATTAAGGCAACAATTGAGCAAGTCGAGCAAAAAAGTGCTAAGCATGCAGAAAAATATGcgatggcaaaacaaaaagtcgCGTCGACTTTTGACCTAATGatgaagtattttttttacgaAACAGGTGAGCAAATTGATGCCAACTAACTGTGAGTATGTTATTCACTCTCCACTATTTATAGTGCCCATATTATGGCACAAAGTTTGTTATAAACTCAATTTTATGATAGTTGCAATCAACCCATACCAAAGCTTCTCAGTTAGTTGTGCAAAAGCTGAGCCATAAAAGCCGTGAAAGCATCGGGTGCCATAAAACTGTTTACAGCGTTTGGgcgcctaaaagtaggcaacgacaacaaacaatGCCAACGGAAAgtgcattcaaattgaaaaatcagcaaattttaatatgcttGCGACCCTTCAGTTTTAGATTCAAGTTATAGAAGCGATAAAAATGTTTAGTCGAATATTTTTGTCACCATTTCTCGGTTAGTTGTCTTTAAACTAGATTGTAACTGATTGAAATTCCATCGCTCGTTTTACAGTCATGCCGTTAAGCTCACCATCCTCACCATGTTATTGAAACTGACTTTATATTTGCTACCCCTATTCGAGAGTGGGGTGACGCTGCTTCTCTTACGCTCTCTTACTGTTGCTACCCCTCCAAGGATGTTAACTGTGCAGAAGTTTCGTCAAGTTCTCGCTTTCCCCTGCTGCTTCAGGGGTAGTTAGATAATGTTAAATAACATTACAGTGCTCGCAGGGGCTTCTTTATAACATGTATTTTAAACTAACAGCATGTTAGCTTGCTCTGTTAGCAACTAAGTTGTTTGCttgaatataaatgtatacaaaatgcTAATACAAATGATGTCAACCAACTTAAAAGTTAATATAGTGTTTGATgttataaaatgtttgtattttatttatattgtttagcTTTCTCATGCTTGCTTAAAACTCACCGCAACTGTTATTTAACAGAAAGAGCTTAGCAGTAATTGTACATAAAGCTTTATTAACAGAGCTTTGGCATAGCTTTTACCCATTATAAGAGCCTGGGTAGGGGAAGTTGCCCCTAAATGTGCTTTTGACATCAAGCTTTGCGAAAGCTTTTCGCCCCTAAAAGCCAACTGCAAGTTACAGCTGCCGACGAAGGCGCTTACAAAGGTTGTTGCTTATTAAACGCGGCTcacagcgacgtcgacgtcggcgtcggcgtcgacagcgacagcgacgcatTTAAGCAGCCAGAGATACGATGAGAATGGATTGTTCGGGCTGCATAGTTTGAGGTCCATTGCGCTGCtattttggctttttgcaTAACTTTTATTGTGTACGACAGGCGGCAGCCAAACACAGCTGGCGAATTTCGGTTTTGCGAGCgcacgaaagagagagagagggagagagagagagagagcgcctTGCGGAAGTGAATGCTCAGAGCTCTGCTTCGGTCgcagttgctgtcgctgccagCGTCGAGTTGTTGCTCATCTCCGAGTGTGCTGCTAT encodes the following:
- the LOC133845978 gene encoding probable serine/threonine-protein kinase dyrk1 translates to MMSYQKGLKDPNLDRHTNKAKSRHFTVNGLSANNTLQQQQYNLQQQQQQLQSATDTRNIYNNPYNPQQQQQQQQSQQQQQQQRSAHLFKALAASAAVGGNNSLSHPYDFSSSSSSSNANNEQQGSSSSEADNAFLTHNNVVIVQHFPLFIPSTH